From Pseudanabaena sp. PCC 6802, one genomic window encodes:
- a CDS encoding ADP-ribosylglycohydrolase family protein has protein sequence MLGAIAGDIIGSIYEFHNIKTKEFPLFGSKCFFTDDTVLTVAVADTILNGGQYVKKFKDYYRKYPGAGYGGMFHRWASSDSSTAYNSWGNGSAMRVSAVGFAFDDLETVLQESKRSAEVTHDHPEGIKGAQATAAAIFLARTGSEQKDIQSYIEATFSYDLSQSLDEIRPSYRFNESCQETVPQAIRAFLESTDFEDAIRNAVSLGGDTDTLTCITGGIAQAFYGGVPELIARQTLERLDESLRFVTERFMAKYSY, from the coding sequence ATGCTGGGCGCGATCGCCGGTGACATCATCGGCTCCATTTACGAATTCCACAATATCAAAACGAAGGAATTCCCATTGTTTGGCTCGAAGTGCTTCTTTACGGACGATACGGTACTGACAGTAGCAGTTGCCGACACCATTCTCAATGGCGGTCAATACGTCAAAAAATTCAAAGACTACTACCGCAAATATCCCGGTGCGGGTTATGGAGGCATGTTCCATCGTTGGGCTTCATCTGATAGTTCTACGGCCTATAACAGTTGGGGTAACGGCTCGGCCATGCGCGTCAGCGCTGTGGGATTCGCCTTTGACGATCTAGAAACCGTATTGCAAGAATCCAAACGCAGTGCAGAAGTCACGCACGACCATCCCGAAGGTATCAAGGGCGCGCAAGCCACCGCAGCAGCCATCTTCTTAGCCCGCACTGGCAGCGAACAGAAGGACATTCAATCCTACATAGAAGCTACCTTTAGCTACGATCTGAGCCAGTCTCTCGATGAAATTAGACCGAGTTACCGATTCAACGAATCGTGTCAAGAGACAGTGCCGCAAGCAATTAGAGCCTTTCTAGAATCTACCGACTTTGAAGATGCCATTCGCAACGCCGTATCCCTCGGTGGAGACACCGATACGCTGACCTGCATTACAGGTGGCATTGCCCAAGCTTTTTACGGCGGGGTACCCGAATTGATCGCCAGACAAACCTTAGAACGACTGGACGAATCTCTCCGATTCGTTACGGAAAGATTCATGGCGAAATACAGCTACTAA
- a CDS encoding IS630 family transposase, giving the protein MDKPDGRHLSIETQNYLRQQAIRLREQGKRVCDISEYLGIHRNTITEWWWAYQDYGEAALFQQRRGREVGEGRSLSASEETTIEAMLRGHSPEDYQIESALWTRQAVQILIEQELGVEMPIRTVGEYLKRWGYSPQKPIERAYEQDPAAVKHWLQEEYPAIEQRAQAEGAEIEWGDESGLSSDEYGGRGYAPKGHPPEIRPSKRERTRLNFIASISNQGTIQFMLYTCTLTAPVFIEFLQRLIDKRSSKLFWIVDRHPVHRERPVQQWLEQHSQEIELFYLPSYAPQLNPVEYFNGDVKQGVHAKPLTRNLGQLKHRLLSQLQKLQRLPAHIRSYFKHPSIIYAAL; this is encoded by the coding sequence ATGGATAAACCAGATGGCCGACACCTATCGATAGAAACGCAAAATTACCTTCGACAGCAAGCGATCCGGTTGCGAGAACAAGGGAAACGAGTATGTGATATTAGTGAGTACCTGGGGATTCATCGTAACACGATTACGGAGTGGTGGTGGGCGTATCAAGATTACGGAGAAGCAGCCCTGTTTCAGCAGCGACGAGGACGAGAGGTAGGGGAAGGGCGCAGTTTAAGTGCCTCAGAGGAAACAACGATTGAAGCAATGCTGCGGGGACACAGCCCGGAGGATTACCAGATCGAGAGCGCCTTGTGGACTAGACAAGCCGTGCAAATACTAATCGAGCAAGAATTAGGAGTGGAGATGCCGATACGCACAGTGGGGGAATATCTCAAACGATGGGGCTACAGCCCCCAGAAGCCGATCGAACGTGCCTATGAGCAAGACCCCGCTGCCGTGAAACACTGGTTACAGGAAGAATATCCCGCGATTGAGCAACGGGCACAAGCAGAAGGTGCCGAAATCGAGTGGGGAGATGAATCGGGACTCAGTTCTGATGAGTATGGAGGGCGAGGTTATGCACCCAAGGGACATCCCCCTGAAATTCGTCCTAGTAAACGCGAGCGGACACGGTTGAATTTCATTGCTAGCATCAGTAATCAAGGCACGATTCAATTTATGCTTTACACCTGTACCTTGACAGCCCCAGTATTTATTGAATTTCTGCAACGGTTGATTGACAAGCGTTCAAGCAAACTGTTTTGGATCGTGGATCGCCATCCCGTCCATCGAGAGCGCCCCGTGCAGCAATGGTTAGAACAGCACTCCCAGGAGATCGAGTTATTTTATTTGCCTTCCTATGCGCCGCAGTTGAATCCAGTAGAGTATTTCAATGGTGATGTGAAACAGGGAGTTCACGCCAAACCTCTGACGCGAAACCTGGGTCAATTAAAACATAGATTGCTATCTCAACTGCAGAAATTGCAGAGATTGCCTGCCCACATTAGGAGTTACTTTAAGCATCCATCTATTATTTATGCTGCTCTATAG
- a CDS encoding helix-turn-helix domain-containing protein — MAEEIQVYSSSGNVFADLGLPNADELLIKAELAHQISELISERELTQIEAAKLLGIDQPKVSALVRGKLSGFSTERLFRFLNALGRNVEIRVTPNLESNVQAETRVISI, encoded by the coding sequence ATGGCTGAAGAAATACAGGTATACTCAAGCAGTGGGAATGTATTTGCTGACTTAGGACTACCTAATGCTGATGAACTGTTAATCAAGGCGGAACTTGCCCATCAAATTAGTGAACTAATCTCAGAAAGAGAGCTTACCCAAATTGAGGCAGCAAAACTTTTAGGGATAGATCAACCAAAAGTATCAGCACTAGTGCGTGGTAAGTTATCAGGTTTTTCTACAGAACGCCTCTTTCGATTTCTTAATGCATTAGGCAGAAATGTAGAAATTCGCGTTACTCCCAACTTAGAATCGAATGTCCAAGCTGAAACACGTGTTATTTCAATATAA
- a CDS encoding isochorismatase translates to MNTQTNTQLPIPDRFDRAKVGEVWRVPYQDRAAEAKIWAKQHNIQPAAKDKTRICLMAIDVQNTFCIPNFELFVGGRSGMGAVEDNVRLCEFIYRNLGTITEIAPTMDTHTSMQIFHPIFWINDAGEHPIPAATVISLDDVKQGKWKVNPAVAYSLAKGNYLALQKHALHYVQKLSDEGKYPLMIWPYHSMLGGIGHALVSAVEEAMFFHNMARNSQTNFEIKGGNPLTENYSVLRPEVLEGSDGRPIAQKNTRFLQKLLEFDAVIIAGQAKSHCVAWTIDDLLTEILTQDPKLAKKVYLLEDCTSPVVVPGIVDFTPQADAAFQRFADAGMHLVKSTDALDAWADLSL, encoded by the coding sequence ATGAATACTCAAACTAACACTCAACTCCCCATTCCCGATCGCTTCGATCGCGCCAAAGTCGGCGAAGTCTGGCGAGTGCCCTATCAAGATCGCGCTGCCGAAGCGAAAATCTGGGCAAAACAACACAATATCCAGCCTGCGGCCAAGGATAAAACTCGCATTTGCCTGATGGCGATCGACGTGCAAAATACCTTCTGCATTCCCAATTTTGAATTGTTTGTGGGCGGGCGATCGGGCATGGGTGCGGTCGAAGACAACGTACGGCTGTGCGAGTTCATCTATCGCAATTTGGGCACCATTACGGAAATTGCTCCCACGATGGATACGCATACCTCCATGCAGATTTTCCATCCCATTTTCTGGATTAACGATGCAGGCGAGCATCCCATCCCCGCCGCTACCGTCATCTCCTTAGATGATGTCAAGCAAGGGAAATGGAAAGTCAATCCCGCTGTTGCCTACAGCCTTGCTAAAGGCAATTACCTGGCATTGCAAAAGCACGCATTGCACTACGTCCAGAAGCTCAGCGATGAGGGGAAATATCCCCTGATGATCTGGCCCTATCACTCCATGCTGGGAGGAATCGGACACGCGCTGGTGTCTGCCGTAGAAGAAGCGATGTTCTTTCATAATATGGCGCGTAACAGCCAGACCAACTTTGAAATTAAAGGAGGGAATCCACTCACGGAAAATTATTCGGTACTGCGTCCTGAAGTACTCGAAGGCTCTGATGGCAGACCGATCGCCCAGAAAAATACCCGCTTTTTACAGAAGTTGTTGGAATTCGATGCCGTCATTATCGCAGGTCAGGCCAAGAGCCACTGCGTCGCCTGGACGATCGACGACCTGCTGACGGAAATTCTGACGCAAGATCCGAAACTGGCGAAAAAAGTTTACCTATTAGAAGACTGTACTTCGCCCGTAGTCGTGCCTGGGATCGTCGATTTCACGCCGCAAGCCGATGCAGCATTCCAGCGCTTTGCCGATGCGGGTATGCATCTGGTGAAGTCTACCGACGCTCTGGACGCTTGGGCAGATTTGAGTTTGTAA
- a CDS encoding 5-formyltetrahydrofolate cyclo-ligase — translation MNPAQHKQQLRKQLINARQSLPSHLWQQKSEAICHYLSEWEPIHAAQVILAFMSLYQEPDLTCLWQAFPHKIWGLPRCQGKELIWHLVNAIYLSQETEVGAYGIPEPLPTLPLVDLTKVDVVLVPSVACDRQGYRLGYGGGFYDRFLARKDISPTLKTVGITFANSHLEGLPTESWDIPLNAVCTEAGIQIF, via the coding sequence TTGAATCCAGCACAACATAAGCAACAACTACGAAAGCAGCTAATTAACGCAAGACAGAGCTTGCCATCGCACCTATGGCAGCAGAAGAGCGAGGCGATCTGTCACTACCTATCCGAGTGGGAACCCATCCATGCAGCGCAGGTAATTCTGGCATTTATGAGCCTCTATCAGGAACCAGATCTAACCTGCCTTTGGCAAGCATTCCCGCATAAAATCTGGGGCTTACCTCGCTGTCAGGGTAAAGAGCTGATCTGGCACCTGGTTAATGCCATCTATCTATCCCAAGAAACTGAAGTAGGAGCTTACGGTATTCCCGAGCCATTGCCTACTCTGCCGCTTGTAGATTTGACAAAAGTGGATGTAGTGTTGGTACCATCTGTAGCCTGCGATCGCCAGGGATATCGTCTGGGCTACGGGGGCGGTTTTTACGATCGCTTCCTCGCCCGTAAAGATATCTCTCCAACCCTTAAAACAGTCGGCATTACGTTCGCAAACTCTCATTTGGAGGGTCTACCTACCGAATCTTGGGATATCCCATTGAATGCAGTTTGCACGGAAGCTGGCATACAGATATTTTAA
- a CDS encoding protein phosphatase 2C domain-containing protein, producing MQALFEVASGSIAGNHHRSVGKNNQDAYFCTSTEKATIAVVCDGCGSGEHSEVGAKLGARLAVEAIVNNLCDRVDAEFWEKIKLDLLGQLRDLAKSLGGRDRNTDRVVNNYLLFTIVGAIVTPMETVTFSLGDGLIAVNGKIDPIGPFPDNAPPYLAYGLYCPDAIGFQICDRLPTEEVRSILIGTDGVEDFSAAESMNLPGKQEKVGEISQFWLEDRYFANQDAIRRKLSRMNREATKIDWQGRRSIKAVGLLPDDTTLIAIRKRKMQDKE from the coding sequence ATGCAAGCGTTGTTTGAAGTAGCAAGTGGCTCGATCGCGGGTAACCATCACAGATCGGTCGGTAAGAACAATCAGGATGCTTATTTCTGCACTTCTACAGAGAAAGCAACGATTGCGGTGGTTTGCGATGGTTGTGGTAGTGGGGAGCATAGCGAAGTAGGGGCAAAATTGGGCGCACGGCTGGCAGTCGAAGCGATTGTCAATAATCTCTGCGATCGCGTCGATGCGGAATTTTGGGAGAAGATTAAGCTAGATCTACTAGGGCAACTGCGCGATTTAGCAAAATCTCTGGGAGGTCGCGATCGCAATACCGATCGCGTTGTCAACAATTATCTTTTATTCACGATTGTCGGCGCGATCGTGACACCAATGGAAACAGTTACGTTCTCGCTCGGAGATGGTCTAATTGCCGTAAATGGGAAGATCGACCCAATCGGCCCATTTCCCGACAATGCTCCTCCGTATTTGGCCTACGGGCTGTACTGCCCCGATGCCATTGGCTTTCAGATTTGCGATCGCCTGCCCACAGAGGAGGTGCGATCGATTCTGATCGGAACAGATGGCGTGGAGGATTTTAGTGCGGCTGAGTCGATGAATTTACCCGGCAAACAGGAAAAAGTGGGAGAGATTTCGCAGTTTTGGTTGGAAGATCGATATTTCGCCAATCAAGACGCAATCCGCCGCAAGTTATCGCGCATGAACCGCGAAGCGACCAAAATCGATTGGCAGGGTCGCCGCTCGATTAAAGCAGTCGGTCTTTTACCCGACGATACAACACTGATAGCGATTAGAAAGCGGAAAATGCAAGATAAAGAGTAA